The segment AATTATAGCGGTGAGTTTGCCAATATTTTTGGAGATTGGAACTTCTTAGTCGAAGGGCATTTCCGTAACCCCAATTTTTCTGAAAACTTTTTTGGCTTCGGAAATGAAACTGTAAACCTTGATTATGAAGAAGATCTTGGTAGAGATTATAACCGAGTGCGTATAGGAAGTTATGGTGGTGCATTAGGAATTAAAAAAGATGGCCGCTACGGAAGCACTTTTGAGTTTAAAGCAAAATTTGAAGGTGTTGAAGTAGAAGATACCGACGATAGATTTATTTCAGATATTGGATATCCAGATGTTGCGGAAAGAAAGTATTTTGCATCAGCCGAAGGTACATACACGTATGAAAGTTATGACAATAAAGCCAATCCTGGTAGAGGAATGCATGCGAGCTTGACGGCTGGAGGAACTCAAAACATTGATGATAGCGATCGTGTGTTTGGATATGTAATTCCGGAGTTGACTTTCTACAACGCATTGACTAAAGACAAAAAGGTTGTTTTAAAAACTAAGGCGGTTGGGCATTTTAACGTTGGTAACAACTATGAGTTTTATCAAGGAGCTCAATTAGGTAGAGATTATGGACTTAGAGGATACCGAAGAGATCGCTTTACCGGTCGTAGTGCCTTGGCTGGAGGAGCAGATTTGCGATATAGCTTCAATAGTTTTAGAACTGCAGTGACACCTGTGCAAATTGGAATATTTGGTGGGTATGATGTGGGTAGAGTTTGGGTGCCTAACGATACTTCAGATGTTTGGCATAATAGCTACGGCGGAGGTTTCTGGATTAATGCTGCCGACTTGTTAAGCGGTACCGTAAATGTTTTTACTTCAGATGAAGGTGTTCAATTTTCTTTTAAAGTAGCTTTTTCAATGTAAATTAAGAATACTATTATTGTGTATGCGTTTCAAAAAGAACCTTCTTTTTTTAATTTTAATAACTATAGTAAGTGCCTGTGCTACTTATGAATCACAGTATAAAAATCCGGAAGAAAAGCCTTCTTTTCCAACAGATAAAAAAATAGAACGTACTTTTTACTTAGTGGGTGACGCAGGGATTTCACCGTTAAATAGAATGAGTGATGGTCTTACTATTTTCAATAATTACATTAAGAAAAACCCAACTAAGGCTAGTGATCATGCTATTTTTTTAGGGGATAATATTTACGATGATGGCATGCCGGCAGAAGGGCATCCCAACAGGGAGATTAGTGAATATTATATGGACAACCAGTTTAAAGCATTAGAAGACTTTAAGGGGCAAACCTATATTATTCCTGGAAATCATGAATATTATTCTGGAGGATTAATTGGTCTTAAGCGAGAACAAGAATACGTTCAAAAACATTTAGATTCTCTAGCTTTTCAACCTACAGGAGGATGCCCATTAATAAACTTTTCAGTATCAGAAAATGTTGAATTATTAATTATTGATTCACAATGGTATCTTGAAGACTGGAATAGCGACCCAGATTTTAATAAAAACTGTGAAATTAAAACGCGGGAAAAACTCTTTATTGAAATAGCCAATGAGCTTGAAAAAAATAAAAATAAAACGGTTCTTTTTGCGATGCACCACCCTATGTTTACAAATGGTACACATGGGGGTTATTTTGCTTTAGAAAAACATTTGTATCCTACACAAAGTAAGTTTCCCCTACCTATATTATCATCTTTAGTGGTGCAAATACGTTCCCAGGGTGGAGTTTCGGTTCAAGATAGGTATAATGAGCTTTATAATAAGCTAATGAATCGGTTGGCCTCTTTGGCTAAAAAGCATGGTCGAGTGGTTTTTACCTCAGGGCATGAACATACACTTCAACACGTAGAAAAAGAAGGATTGGTACAAATACTTTCAGGTTCTGGAGGTAAATCTTCATACGCAGCTTTAGGGCAGAATGGTGTTTTTAGTTATGGAGGCCAAGGTTTTGCCGTTTTTGATGTCTTTGAAGATGGCTCTTCCTTTGTAAAATATTATGGTGGAACGAAAGACAATCAACCAAAACTTTTATTTCAAAAAGAAATATTTCCTTCAAATAAAACATACCCGGTCTCTGTACTGCCTAATAATTATGAACCTACCAAAGAAGTTGCTATATATGAGCAAGATAGTGTTAGTGAGGCATTGTTTTTTAAAACCATTTGGGGAGGTAAATACAAAGATGCTTATACTAATAAAGTAACTGCAAAAATCACATCATTAGACACGCTTTATGGTGGGCTAGAAGTAATACGAGAAACAGAGAATGAAGAGTATAATGCTTTAATTTTAGAAGATACCAAAGGGAATAGGTATCGCATGCGGGCTATGAAAAAGAACGCTTTAGAATTTTCCCAAAAAGTAGTTTTTGAAGAAGATACAGAGACGCAAGAAATAGATAAAGAAGATTCAAAAGTTACACCTAAAAATACATTGGGAGTAGATTTTTATACAGCAACGCATCCATATGCACCACTTACTCTTCCTACTTTGGCAAAGGCTGCAAGGATTTTCCATAATCAAACAGAACTCTTTTATATACCCAAGCAAGAACAATTGGGCGTTTACAATGAAAATTTTGGGGATGCCCTTTATTTACTTACAACAGAACCTGCAGAAAGTGGTAAAGGTGAGCCTCTTTTTGAGTATCCGGACGATATCGAAACAGCAGATGATATCCTTATAAAACTTCGAAGAGGTCGTGAAGTATCAATAGATGAAGAAAACTTTATTCGTTCTCGACTATTTGATATGCTAGTGGGAGATTGGGATAGAGAACCCGGGCACTGGCGATGGGCAGAATATTTACGTCAAGATAGTGTAAATGTTTTTGTCCCCATTCCCAGAAATAGGGATGATGCTTTTTCTAGTTTTGAAGGGAACGTGCTTGATATTGCAAGATCTATTTTTGGTAGAACTTATGAAAAACAGGTGTACAGTGAAAACCTGCGAGACATACGATGGTTTAATAAAGAAGGGATTATTTTAGATCGTGCTCTTCTAAAAAAATCTGGACGGGAAGATTGGATTAATGCGGCAAAAAACTTACAAAACTCAATTTCTGACTCTATTATTGACATGGCTTTTTCAACTATCCCTGAAAGTGTTAACGATAAATCATTACAAGATATAATAACTGTTTTAAAAGGCCGAAGAGATAATCTTGAAAGCATTGCTGATAGATATTATTCATATTTAGCAAAGCTTCAAACCATTGAAGGTACCAATAAAAAAGATTTCTTTCAGGTTACGAGGTTAGCCGATGGCAAAACAAATGTAAGAACCTATAATTTTCCATCAGATGATAGGGGAATGTTAGTGGCGGATCGTACTTTTTTAGCTTCAGAAACAAATCAGATTTGGATTTACGGTTTGGATGAAGAAGATATTTTTGAAGTGACCGGAACGGGCGATAACCCAATATTTGTACGGTTAATTGGTGGTCACGGCAATGATGTCTATAGGTTAGTTGAAGGAAAAAGAGTAAAAGTGTATGATCACGAAAGTAAAGAAAACACCGTTGAGGTTAAAAATGGAGGTAATTTACGACTTACCGATGTATATACTTTAAATACGTACGATTATCGGAAAAATATTCAAAACACACATGCGTATGCCGCTGCATTTGGTTATAACCCAGACGATGGTTATAGAGCTGGATTACAGTATGTTTACCAAGTAAATGGCTTTCAGGAAAACCCTTTTTCACGTCGGCACAGTTTAAATATTGGTTATTATTTTGACAGCGATAGTTTTGATATAAGTTACGAAGGAGAAATAGCCAATATTAGAAATACATTAAATTTAAGTTTTGGTGGTCGTTTTACAAGTCCTACTTATGTGGTAAATTATTTTGGTTACGGAAATGAGACCATTAACCCAGAAGACGATTTAGGCTATAATTATAACAGAGTACAAGTACAAACGCTTATGGCAAAAGCAGGTTTGCTACGTAACTCAAACTTTGGTAGCTTTTTTAAAGTTCAAGGTAAGTTTGAAGCTATTCGTGTAAATAACGATATACCAGGTTTAGCCAATATTAGCAGAATAGATAAAACTGAAAACTTCGATCCATATGGTACTCTTGAAGGTATCTATAACTACCGAAGTTTTGATAATCCTAGAAACCCAACTATTGGGATGATGTTTGACCTTAATACAGGGGTAACAGGTAATTTTGATAACTTAAAAAGGGTATTCGGGTATTTAAAAACCCGACTCGGTTTCTACAATAGCTTAACTACCAATAAAAAATGGGTGTTAAAAACCAATGTCCGTGCAAAGTTTAACTTCGGAAGTCAGTTCGAGTTTTTCCAAGGTATTAATTTAGGTGCAAATAGTGGTCTTCGTGGATTTAGGGAAGAACGTTTTACAGGAAAATCTTCGTTAGTAGGAAGTGCCGATGTTCGATATAGCTTCAATGAATTCAAAATAGGTTTAATACCTCTGCAAATAGGTCTTTACGGCGGGGCCGACTTAGGTCGTGTATGGACACCTGAATTTGATTCAGAAAAATGGCATAACTCATATGGTGGCGGTTTATGGATAAACGGTAGCGGTGGTTTAACTGGTTCAGCTAGCCTATTTCACTCTGTAGAAGGATCTCGCTTAGTTTTCGGGCTTGGATTTGACTTTTAAGAAACACTCCTAAATTTATTACATGAAATTAAAGCTCCTCTACTTATCAATACTATTTTTTTTGATTTTAGCCTCCTGTGCTACATCAAAACTACAAACAACATTAGATAGAACAATTGACGCTACTTTTAATAAAGAAGAAGTTGTAAACACCATCTATATAACAGGAAATGCCGCTGAAAAAAGTGAAACAACTTTATCTGTTTTAACTGAAATAATTGCGAATAGTTCTTCTAAAGAAAAAAGTCTTCTTTTTATGGGGGACAACATAGATGTTGAAGAAGGTGAGGAAGAAAAACTTAAAAAGCAGCTCGATTCTCAAATTCGTGTAGCAAAAACTACAGGCACCATCCCTTATTTTTTACCAGGAAATTACGAATGGGATTTTAATAAAACAAAAGGACTTGAAACCATTGAAGATTATTTAAAAGAAAATTTTGAAGATGGCGATATACTAACCCCTAATAACGGTTGTCCTTTAGAGAGCATCGAGCTTTCAGAAAACATTCAATTAATAGCTGTGGATAGCCAATGGTATATTGAAGATTGGGACAAGAATCCCAGAATGAACGATAAATGCCAAATTAAAACACGTGAAAAACTCTTTCTTGAAATTGCAGGCGAAATAAAGAAAAGTGCTAATAAAATAATCATTTTTGCTATGCACCACCCTATGTTCACAAATGGTTTTCATGGAGGGCGGTTTTCGTTTCGGGACCATATTTTTCCATTGCAAGGTAACATTCCGTTGCCGGGTGTAGGAACCCTCATTACTGAAATTCGTTCTCAAGGAGGTGTATCAAAGCAAAACCGCTTTAATTATCGGTATAAACAATTAATGAACGAGCTTGAAATAGTATTGAATAAGCCCGACCACCGTATTCTAATGGTTTCTGGACACGAGGAAAACCTTCAATATATTGAGCAAGGAAATTTCAAACAATTAGTCAGTGGTGCCGCATCTAGTACTAAGCCAGTGTCATTAAGTGATAATGGTATTTTTTCATACGGAAAGCAAGGCTTCGCTTCAGTTGAAATAACAAATAAAGGGAGTGTTTGGGTTTCTTTTTATGCTTCGGAAGAAAAAAAAGATTCATCAAATCTATTATTCAGAAGAAAAATATTTCAAGCTGTTGAAGAACCAGAAACCGAACCGTTTCCGAAAGAATATCCACAAACCTACACCGCTTCAGTTTATGATATTGAAAAAGTAGAAAAATCTGATTACTTCAAGTCCTTTTGGGGAAAGCATTATCGTGAGGTGTATGGAACAAAAGTTACAGCTCCAACTGCTTTACTAGACACCTTGTATGGAGGATTGGAAGTGGTAAGGCCGGGAGGCGGACATCAAACACGCTCATTGCGGATAGTAACAAAAGATGGCAAAGAATATAATATGCGCGCCCTTAAAAAAAGTGCCGTTCAGCTGTTGGAAACAACAACCTTTAACGGAATTGATGCTGAGAAATACTTCAGCAATACTGTACCTGAAGACTTAATCCTAGATTTTTATACAGCGGCGCATCCATACGGCGCTTTTGCAATTCCGAAATTAGCCAAAGCGGCAGGTGTATATTACACCACGCCAGAACTCTATTATGTGCCCAAACAGCAGCGTTTAGGAAAATATAATAAAGACTATGGTGATCAGCTATATATGATCGTAGAACGCCCTGCAAAAGAATATGAAAACCGTAAAAGTTTTGGGTATCCCGATAATGTGGAAAGTACAGACGATTTATTGGAAAAACTTAGGGAAGACGAGGATCATACGTTAGACGAAGCAACTTATATTCGAGCACGTATTTTTGATATGTTGATAGGCGATTGGGACAGACATAGCGATCAATGGCGTTGGGCAGAGTTTGAAGATGAGGATGGGAAGTTACAGTTTATACCCATTCCACGAGATCGAGATCAGGTTTTTGCCAATTTTGACGGTAGCTTTTTAAACTTACTTAGAAAATTATCTGGTTCGGTTAATCAGTTTGGTATTTATGACGAAGATATAAAGGATGTTAGTTGGTTTAATGCAGCAGGCTCAAAGTTAGACCGTGCCCTTATTAAACGAAGTGATAAGTCAACTTGGATTGAAGAAGCTAAAAAAATGCAGCAAGCAATTGACGAAGAAATCTTAGATAAAGCTTTTAAAGATCTTCCAGTCGAAGTACAAGACACTACCAGTAATGAGATAAAAACATCATTTCTAAAAAGGAAAGAAAACCTTGTAAATATTGTAGAACGCTATTACAATGAGTTTATAAAGTTTCAAATGCTAACAGGGACCGATAAAGACGACCATTTTGTTATAAACCGTGAGCCCAATGGAAAAACACGAATAACCGCCTACAGAATTAAAGATGGAGAAAAAGGCGATGTATTATTTGATAAAGTTTTTAGCTCAGAAGAAACAGAAGAGGTTTGGTTATATGGATTAGATGACGACGATATTTTTGAAGTGAACGGAACTGCAGATGATGCTATTTTAATACGATTAGTAGGAGGACAAGAGGATGATGTTTATAACATTTCCGAAGGAAAAAAAATTGTAGTGTATGATAATAAGGATGATAAAGTTGAAATAAAAAACAAAGGTGGAGCCAGGTTTAAAATCACTAATATTTATGAAGCGAATAGCTATGATTATAAAAAGAAAAAGTCTTCGGCCAGTACCGTTAGTCTAGAAACGCTATACAATAACGATACGGGGGTTTCTTTAAAAGCTTCTTATACCAGTGATAAGCTCAATTTTATAAAAAACCCGTACAGTAAGAGAACGAATGTTTCCCTTGATTATAATTTTCAAACGACAGGGTTTGATGTTGACTTTTTAAAAGGGTTTGCAGCGGTACTTAATGATTTTAATTTTGTAATAGATGGTAGGTATACCTCTTTAGATTATACTGAAAACTTTTTTGGTTTCGGAAATGAAACGATTAACCCTGAAGATGAGTTGGGGTTAAGCTATAACCGTATCCAAATGGAACGAATTCACGGCGGATTAGCCCTTGAAAAAGAAACAGATTACGGAAGCTTTTTTCAATTAAAACTGAATGTGAATACATTGAAATTAATCGAAAACGAAAGTAACTTTTTGTTTGACGAAACACCGGAAGAATATACCTTACGGTCATATTTTGCTATACCAGAACTCACTTATACGTATAAAAATTATGATGCAAATTATTTCCCTACCAAGGGAATGTTTTTCTCAACCACAGTAGGAGGTATTGATAATTTGAAATCGAATAATATTACTGGCTTTTTAAAGTCTTCCGTTTTGTTTTATAATTCACTATTAAGTAATAACAGGCTTGTTTTGGAAACTGGTGCTTCTACACATTTGCAAGTGGGAGACAGGCCTGAATTTTATCAAACGGCTACTTTAGGTGCCCAAACAGGATTGAGGGGATACCGAGAAGGTAGATTTAAAGGCTTTAATAGCTTTTTAGGAAAAGGAGACTTGTTATATACATTTCAACCAATAAAAACAACTTTATTCCCTTTAACCGTTAGAATACGTGGCGGGTATAA is part of the Marixanthomonas ophiurae genome and harbors:
- a CDS encoding metallophosphoesterase — translated: MRFKKNLLFLILITIVSACATYESQYKNPEEKPSFPTDKKIERTFYLVGDAGISPLNRMSDGLTIFNNYIKKNPTKASDHAIFLGDNIYDDGMPAEGHPNREISEYYMDNQFKALEDFKGQTYIIPGNHEYYSGGLIGLKREQEYVQKHLDSLAFQPTGGCPLINFSVSENVELLIIDSQWYLEDWNSDPDFNKNCEIKTREKLFIEIANELEKNKNKTVLFAMHHPMFTNGTHGGYFALEKHLYPTQSKFPLPILSSLVVQIRSQGGVSVQDRYNELYNKLMNRLASLAKKHGRVVFTSGHEHTLQHVEKEGLVQILSGSGGKSSYAALGQNGVFSYGGQGFAVFDVFEDGSSFVKYYGGTKDNQPKLLFQKEIFPSNKTYPVSVLPNNYEPTKEVAIYEQDSVSEALFFKTIWGGKYKDAYTNKVTAKITSLDTLYGGLEVIRETENEEYNALILEDTKGNRYRMRAMKKNALEFSQKVVFEEDTETQEIDKEDSKVTPKNTLGVDFYTATHPYAPLTLPTLAKAARIFHNQTELFYIPKQEQLGVYNENFGDALYLLTTEPAESGKGEPLFEYPDDIETADDILIKLRRGREVSIDEENFIRSRLFDMLVGDWDREPGHWRWAEYLRQDSVNVFVPIPRNRDDAFSSFEGNVLDIARSIFGRTYEKQVYSENLRDIRWFNKEGIILDRALLKKSGREDWINAAKNLQNSISDSIIDMAFSTIPESVNDKSLQDIITVLKGRRDNLESIADRYYSYLAKLQTIEGTNKKDFFQVTRLADGKTNVRTYNFPSDDRGMLVADRTFLASETNQIWIYGLDEEDIFEVTGTGDNPIFVRLIGGHGNDVYRLVEGKRVKVYDHESKENTVEVKNGGNLRLTDVYTLNTYDYRKNIQNTHAYAAAFGYNPDDGYRAGLQYVYQVNGFQENPFSRRHSLNIGYYFDSDSFDISYEGEIANIRNTLNLSFGGRFTSPTYVVNYFGYGNETINPEDDLGYNYNRVQVQTLMAKAGLLRNSNFGSFFKVQGKFEAIRVNNDIPGLANISRIDKTENFDPYGTLEGIYNYRSFDNPRNPTIGMMFDLNTGVTGNFDNLKRVFGYLKTRLGFYNSLTTNKKWVLKTNVRAKFNFGSQFEFFQGINLGANSGLRGFREERFTGKSSLVGSADVRYSFNEFKIGLIPLQIGLYGGADLGRVWTPEFDSEKWHNSYGGGLWINGSGGLTGSASLFHSVEGSRLVFGLGFDF
- a CDS encoding phosphoesterase, which produces MKLKLLYLSILFFLILASCATSKLQTTLDRTIDATFNKEEVVNTIYITGNAAEKSETTLSVLTEIIANSSSKEKSLLFMGDNIDVEEGEEEKLKKQLDSQIRVAKTTGTIPYFLPGNYEWDFNKTKGLETIEDYLKENFEDGDILTPNNGCPLESIELSENIQLIAVDSQWYIEDWDKNPRMNDKCQIKTREKLFLEIAGEIKKSANKIIIFAMHHPMFTNGFHGGRFSFRDHIFPLQGNIPLPGVGTLITEIRSQGGVSKQNRFNYRYKQLMNELEIVLNKPDHRILMVSGHEENLQYIEQGNFKQLVSGAASSTKPVSLSDNGIFSYGKQGFASVEITNKGSVWVSFYASEEKKDSSNLLFRRKIFQAVEEPETEPFPKEYPQTYTASVYDIEKVEKSDYFKSFWGKHYREVYGTKVTAPTALLDTLYGGLEVVRPGGGHQTRSLRIVTKDGKEYNMRALKKSAVQLLETTTFNGIDAEKYFSNTVPEDLILDFYTAAHPYGAFAIPKLAKAAGVYYTTPELYYVPKQQRLGKYNKDYGDQLYMIVERPAKEYENRKSFGYPDNVESTDDLLEKLREDEDHTLDEATYIRARIFDMLIGDWDRHSDQWRWAEFEDEDGKLQFIPIPRDRDQVFANFDGSFLNLLRKLSGSVNQFGIYDEDIKDVSWFNAAGSKLDRALIKRSDKSTWIEEAKKMQQAIDEEILDKAFKDLPVEVQDTTSNEIKTSFLKRKENLVNIVERYYNEFIKFQMLTGTDKDDHFVINREPNGKTRITAYRIKDGEKGDVLFDKVFSSEETEEVWLYGLDDDDIFEVNGTADDAILIRLVGGQEDDVYNISEGKKIVVYDNKDDKVEIKNKGGARFKITNIYEANSYDYKKKKSSASTVSLETLYNNDTGVSLKASYTSDKLNFIKNPYSKRTNVSLDYNFQTTGFDVDFLKGFAAVLNDFNFVIDGRYTSLDYTENFFGFGNETINPEDELGLSYNRIQMERIHGGLALEKETDYGSFFQLKLNVNTLKLIENESNFLFDETPEEYTLRSYFAIPELTYTYKNYDANYFPTKGMFFSTTVGGIDNLKSNNITGFLKSSVLFYNSLLSNNRLVLETGASTHLQVGDRPEFYQTATLGAQTGLRGYREGRFKGFNSFLGKGDLLYTFQPIKTTLFPLTVRIRGGYNIGRVWIKRDTSEKWYDAYGGGFDVLWTNAIVGSFTAFKGEEGTRLSFGLKISY